The genomic interval GATGTACCAATAATAGAGTATTCATAATCTCCGGGGCCTTTGTACGCTTGCAGTTTGAAACTATGTGATATAACACCAGTTCCAGTAAATTGAACACGGCTTTCTCCACGTCTTTCAAATTTTTCATTGATCTTGCGCTGTAGTGCATGTGCTGCACCCAGCCAGGCAGTCATCGCCGGAAATCCAACAGTAAACGGACTTGATAATGCGTTGGCATTCTGAATTTTTATATGTGGTATGAGTAGGACATTTTTCATTATCGCAGTGCCTCCTTGTTCGTTTCGACGAGTTGTTCTATATATTGACGTTCTGCAGATCCAAGGATGATAGGGTTTTTAATTGTTTTTCTATATGCTGTAATAATCCAGTTAGAAAGCTCGCTACAGAGTGTATTGAGCCATTCATCTTGATCATTTCGTTTCTTTTCATTTATTTCGAGCAACCATATCTTTTGATGATAAGGAAGCTCGCTTGTTTCTTCATTGTATTGTTCTGAAGAAACTGTTCGTATTACGGACATCCTTAAAATAATCGCATCGAGTATTTCTTCAATACGATTATCACGGCCGCTTTCCAAGTTTCTTCTCGGAATAACAGAATCAACACCAGACTTGAATATTCCATGCAATTTTTGTAAAGGCTCCCTGATGTGGTAATATCGAATTGATTCAAAAAAGAAGTTCTTCCTGGGAAATCTTATCTCGCGTTTAGTCAAGGTAGGAGGTGCTGATAATAACAGATATGATCTCCCTCGATTGATAGTATTAAAAACGCTTATATTTTGCGGATTTGCACCTCCATACCCAATGGTTGTTGTATCATAAATCTCCTTGAATCCATTTTCTGAGTATTCATTCTTTCTTTTCATTTCACGTAATTCTTTATGTTCTTCAGAAAATCGAAATTTGTTAATCCTATCTTTAAGATCGTATATTATGCCAGAATTTGAAAGAATTGATAACAGATGATAATTTTCAGAATCGATTGGAAAATAAACCTGTTTTATTCTTGAACTTGTTATTGTTTCTTTTTCTTCGTTAGTTATCATCGCTAAAAAACCCTTCCTGAGGTTCTCATAGGTAGCTGTTGGAATATTTAACAATTCTTTAGCTACAATTGTTTCTGATTCGATATGTTCAATAAGATTTCTTCCATCTTCCATCGTTAGATTAAGAAAAGCATAAACATCAAGAACTGCAGCATTTCCTAATGCATCTAAATCGGATTCAACATTACCGGTTCTTAAATAGCCATCATTTTTTTTGGGTTTCTTTGCAATAATTGCAGTGGTTTTATCATCTTTGTTTTTATGTTTATTTGCACTCGGATGACTGAATGTACATGGATGCGATGATATTTTTATTTGTCTGGCTCTTATAGCAGCATTAGGCAACCATTGATTCGGATTAAACTTCTCATCACCCTGCAAAATAACTAATTGTTTTTCATTTTCATCATCTATTTTTTTGAGTTTTTCGTTAATCCAATTTTCTCTTCTTGTCTTAAAATATTCCCTAATCGCTGGATCCGGCATATAGTTCCTCCTGTTTTCTATATAGACCTAGTTGGTCGTTATACATATATTCAATCTCCTGATTTTCATACGTCTCCTGGATTACGAGTTCTCCAAATCGCAATGCTGCACTGGTCAGCGATAGTTCTCTTACTTCAGACTGTTCAGATAAGAGTGTATGATAATCACCGTAGAACCAGAGTCTTGATTGTACCTCACAACTTATTTCTGTTTCATGTATTCTGTATATTTCATTTTGATTCGAAAGATCGCCACTTGCTGTGTATACTGCCTTGCCATTTTCATCCTTAACAGTAAAAAAGGTAGTATCGTTTTTATCAAAACAACGAAACAAACGGATGTTAGCAGATCCTTGCCTGAAACGGTTCATGGCCTGCGGTAGTGCTGTTAAGTACCAAAAGCTCGATAAGTATCCCTGGAGACTGTCCGGCCCTTTTTTATCGTAACGGATAAGCCAGTGAGCAGTTACTGCATGTTCAAGTTTGGCCAAACCAAACCCTATCGGAGGGTCATTAGTTATACGAGGAATGGCATCAAGTCGTTTTTGAATAATATCTTCATTTACTAGTTGTTTTAAATCGTGTAGCTTACAAATGGCAGGTCTCTCTCTTCCATTAACTTGAATGTTACCTTTAAATTCATATCCAGGCCGAGTAAAGTAACATACTGAATCTTTATCTCCATTTTTTATAGTCTTCCAGTTGTACTGCAAGATGGCAATATTATTTACCTTCGTTTCTTCATCTCTATGGCGTCGCACACGACCGGCAAGCTGAACAATGGATCGGTATGAAGAAGGTTCAATGATTGCCCAATCAAAATCATGGTCTCGACCAACTTCTTCAACGGGCGTAGCAACAAGTATGAACAGTACATCTGTTTTTTTTTCAGTACTTTTACTAAGCGTATCGAGATGATTGCGGATTACCTCGTTTTTTAATGCATGCGGTTTTTTACCCGGTTTTTCTTTTCTTTTTAGAACTTCATCCAGATGCTTTTCCTGCTCATGCCGTAACAAGAGAACCTGTTGACTATGATATGCCATCACACGAAATTCAATATCCGAAGGGCACGTATACTGCAGAAGATATTTTGTTAACTCAATACAAGGGCCAATATTCGCCGTTCTGATTACGCCAAAGGATACATGTATGCCGCTTTTTGTATCTGCATATTTATTATCCTGATGTAATTGAATAGCTGTATTAGCAATGGTAGAAAAATACTCAGTCTTCTTCGTCTGTTCCTCAGATCGCGTGATTGCCATTGCTCCGGGAAAATCAATGATTGTAGCTTTTCTCTTGGGAGTTTCTTTGGATAATCCCTTGATCCTTTTTTCAACAAATGCAGTATGACTTTGCCTATATTGCGAAACAGAAAATTCATGTTCCCGGATATCAATATCATCAAGCTGTGTGTTATATTCATCAATCCATGCACATCCAATAAAAGGGACAGCATCCCTTGTTTTAGTATATAGACTCCAGCCCTCCTTGTAACAATTGAAGTATCCTTCTGCAAGAGACGGTGGTATGGTCGCTGATGATATCATTACCTTTCTTCCAAGCATTCCGGCCAGATGAACAAGACGGCCTATAGCAATTGCATCCGAACCGGTAAAATCATCAACCTCGTCAATTACCAAATCAGATGACATAAGCCGTAATGCAGGAAGTATATAGCGACCGCCACGGGTCGTTTCTGTGGCCCCCATAATGTGATCGATAGTACATGCCAGTATCGGAGCATATAAAAGCTTTTTGCTTTTTTTGTCAGGCAAAACGGTATCAAGCCCATCTTCCGGGAAAATGCCATCGTAAAAAATGTCTTCATCTTCAAGAAGGGGTTGATTTGATTCAGACCCCTTTTCCGTAATTTTATCTTCTGTTTCTTTGTTTTCTGATTTTTGTTCGTAGAGCTCGCTTATTGCTTTTGATCCGATCAAAACGCCCAAATCACTACCATCGCTATTCTGAAATATCTTTTCCCGATACTCCGATCCTGTTTGTAGGGTTAAGGTACGTAAACCAAGCGCGAGTATATAACGGAGGTCCTGATTATTAGGAGAGAGGGCAAGCATGACTTTAGCATTGGCAAAAGTTTTGCCGCTTCCGGTACTAGCCATGTTCACCGCAAAAAATCCATGTTTTTTTTCTTGATGCGAAGCTGTCCACTCCGATACATTTCTTGCGGCCTTGTCCTGCCAGCGATACTTACCTGGGCTATTGTGTTTAAGGGCTGCAGTATTATCGGTCACTGGCAAGTCCCGTTCAAATATTGGTAGACGTTGTGCTGTTCTTTTCGCCTGTTCATATACACCCATCAAGTGCTGATCGAGCATTTGTTTCGGCGTTCCATCCTTGTTCGTGTTTGCAATTAACGATACTGATTTTTTCCAGGAGCCTGAATCCTTACTGTTCAATGAAGAGTAATAATGATCACCAAGCATAAGTGAAAGACGTGCGTGAAAAAGAAGCAAACGAATACTGCCGTTTTCAATTGATTCAAGAAGTGTTTGTTCTTGATCAATTAACTTTTGTGCCCATCGTTTCAGACATTTTATCCACTCTGATGATGCCTGTAGAGCTTCGTCATGAAAACTAAGACAGTCATTGAGACTATCTATAGCAGATTCATTCATGTAGCCCCATTCTTCAGTTACATATTTGAACAGTTCATCAAATGATTCCGCGGGAGCTCCGATGTACTCACTGTATCCACCGTTGTTTTTATCATATTTTATAAGCGGCATTTTATGGTGACTGAGTATCAAATAAACGATTAATTTTGCTATTGGAGGCAAGTCTTCAAGGGGCCTTTTAAGCTTTTTAAGTTGTCCCAGATATTTTTTGGACAATGCTCTCTCATCTATCACGCCCTCTTTCAATAATGTAAGCCAGGAAACATCCGACCTTTCTCCGGTACTGATAATCAATGCCTTTAATAACAAACATGAAACCCATTCATGACGCAACGCGTCTCCTGCCGGTCCTTTATATTCCTTTAATAACTTTTTCTGGAATCTTATATTTGCTTTTCCCCAGTCGTGCAGCAATGCCGCCATGGAAGCGAGGGCTTGAATTACCGGCAGGTAATGCCAATCTGCCAAATAATCCTGAAAATTGGTATCATTACTCGTACTATTCACTGGCACATACCCTTGGCTATTAAATTTATTTTTGCTTCCCACAACCCAGAGCAGATCACTACGGCTTCTGCTCCTCATCCAGTGACAGGAAACCGCAGTGTTTTTTGATGCAGTTTTGCGCAGGAGTTTCTTTACTGCCAAGAGTCCTTCTTCAGTTATTACAGTCTGCCATGTACGCTCACCTATCCTGTTCGAAAAGGCATCCAATACACGTCTGGTCTTTGGTAGTGCTTTTTTCTCGCATTCAGAAACGAAGGTTACCATCATGACTGCGCTCCAAGACGGCAAGCTTCCTTAACCGTGTCAAACATGAAATCCAGGACCTTGTGTTTGGTAAAATTCAAAAGGCATTGTTGACGAAATTCCTGGTCAGCCATCCGTTCTTTTGCACAAATAAACGCCCAGGGCAGGATAACTGCATCCTTTACCAGATCGGCGACATCAAAAACAAGCGCACCACGTCTGGTCTTGCCATGCATAACCGCAAACCCATGTGGAATCCCGAGAACCCAGAGTGTACAGGCTGATAGTCCATAGGCAAGATAGTTCCCGTGGTTCAAAAATACATTTGCCTTATCTGTTGCGCTTGAGTCTCTGGTAAAGTCTTCTGTAGCGGTTCTTCTCGCGGCAATTTTATATAACTGTTTTGTGGTTTTTGCTTCGAATAAAAGTAGATCCGTTACGGATCGGCACTTATTAAAGAAATCACGCGAAGCATCTATAATGGTTCTAATATCTGATTCATTGCTGTCAAATCCTTCGTTTTGCAGGTCCCTGTCATTGCACCATATTTTTTGCAAGAAATTGAGACGTGATATTTGGAAATATTTCGCGATTGAAAGTCTTCTATCATCTTTAAACCAGAAGGACAGCCATTGCTGTACATACTCTGTTGGTCGGTATTCACTTTGAGGGGACAACCATTCGATTTCATTTGCAGCAAGCAAAGGTGTTCCTCCGTCACCGGAAAAACCAATTAGAACGCCTGCGGAAGCGAGCATTCTGACTGCTGCTTGTGTAATGGAAGTCCCTGTTCCAAGTAAGATTACTGTTGTGTTAGCAATCGGGATATTCCAGTACTGTTTTTCTTTTCTTTCATTGGTCAAATACAGTACACGCCCGTCTTTTTGCATTATTCTGCATTTCTCGAGATAGAAAATATTAGCCCGTTTTGAGTGAAGGATGGCTTTTAAATCTGTTAAATATTCCATTTAGATTATTTCCTTTACTCCAATTTTATCAATGTGCAGTTGCAGTTTCAGCAACTGCACAGTTGTGCGCGAGAGAATAATATATAAATCAAGTATCGTATAATTTTACCCCCCGCAAAAAATCCTCCCTGTGCTGCCCCCTCAGCCATTCCGGCTCCAGCACCTCCACATCCGGGCCCCAGCCGCGGATCCAGGGGTACATTTCTTTTGGTTCGGCTATCCGGCCGGTCCAGATCAGGCGGCCGTCGGGCAGGTTTTCAAGACTCTGACTGGCGTGCCACTGGGTTTCGGCCACCCGGTAGGCTACATCCGCGGAAAAGCGGAGCCTGACCGTCACCGGTTCGTCGTCGGAGGTCCAGATGTTCCAGGCCTCCCGCAGGCGTTCGCGTAAAAGGTCCATAGGAATACTGGAAAAGATCCCTGGGGCAGGGGACTCAAGCATAATTGATTCGATTCTCTCACTTTTAATAGTTCTGAAAAAAGGTGGTTCAGTATCAATATCCCAGCCGATCAGGTGAACCGCTTTCCCCTCCGGATGTGGTTCAAGGGTTACGGGGAAAAGCCGGAATTGCTGGAATATCTGTTTTCCCCGGGAAAAGTGGCTGATTACCACCGGGCGTTTTTCCGAGATGGCAATACCGAGATCTTCGATGATTTTCCGGTAGGCGGAATATTTTTTTGAGTTTCCGGATACAAACCAGTCGAGTTCCTCCGCGGTATCCCGAATCCGGGTGGCAAGAGCCGGACTGACCTTTCCCTGGGCCTCCGCCAGTTTACGGAGTGCCGCCGATGCATGGGGAAAAGGAAACTTCATAACCTTGCAATAAAGCCGTGCCGAAAGATGCAATGCTTCAAGTTCATGCATCGTAAGCCGCAGGGTATGCAGGTATCCGCTTTTATTCAGGAGAATACGTCCGCCGGAATCCTCCATCAGGGGAAGCATTGAGGTCAGTATCGCCACATCCCGGCAAATGGTTGATTTGTGAACCCCCAGGCGCCGGGCCAGCTCTATCTGAAACAAGCCTTCAGGATGATCAAGGAGGAGCTGTTCAATCTGTATAAACCTTTC from Marispirochaeta sp. carries:
- a CDS encoding type I-F CRISPR-associated protein Csy1, with amino-acid sequence MPDPAIREYFKTRRENWINEKLKKIDDENEKQLVILQGDEKFNPNQWLPNAAIRARQIKISSHPCTFSHPSANKHKNKDDKTTAIIAKKPKKNDGYLRTGNVESDLDALGNAAVLDVYAFLNLTMEDGRNLIEHIESETIVAKELLNIPTATYENLRKGFLAMITNEEKETITSSRIKQVYFPIDSENYHLLSILSNSGIIYDLKDRINKFRFSEEHKELREMKRKNEYSENGFKEIYDTTTIGYGGANPQNISVFNTINRGRSYLLLSAPPTLTKREIRFPRKNFFFESIRYYHIREPLQKLHGIFKSGVDSVIPRRNLESGRDNRIEEILDAIILRMSVIRTVSSEQYNEETSELPYHQKIWLLEINEKKRNDQDEWLNTLCSELSNWIITAYRKTIKNPIILGSAERQYIEQLVETNKEALR
- the cas3f gene encoding type I-F CRISPR-associated helicase Cas3f, with protein sequence MMVTFVSECEKKALPKTRRVLDAFSNRIGERTWQTVITEEGLLAVKKLLRKTASKNTAVSCHWMRSRSRSDLLWVVGSKNKFNSQGYVPVNSTSNDTNFQDYLADWHYLPVIQALASMAALLHDWGKANIRFQKKLLKEYKGPAGDALRHEWVSCLLLKALIISTGERSDVSWLTLLKEGVIDERALSKKYLGQLKKLKRPLEDLPPIAKLIVYLILSHHKMPLIKYDKNNGGYSEYIGAPAESFDELFKYVTEEWGYMNESAIDSLNDCLSFHDEALQASSEWIKCLKRWAQKLIDQEQTLLESIENGSIRLLLFHARLSLMLGDHYYSSLNSKDSGSWKKSVSLIANTNKDGTPKQMLDQHLMGVYEQAKRTAQRLPIFERDLPVTDNTAALKHNSPGKYRWQDKAARNVSEWTASHQEKKHGFFAVNMASTGSGKTFANAKVMLALSPNNQDLRYILALGLRTLTLQTGSEYREKIFQNSDGSDLGVLIGSKAISELYEQKSENKETEDKITEKGSESNQPLLEDEDIFYDGIFPEDGLDTVLPDKKSKKLLYAPILACTIDHIMGATETTRGGRYILPALRLMSSDLVIDEVDDFTGSDAIAIGRLVHLAGMLGRKVMISSATIPPSLAEGYFNCYKEGWSLYTKTRDAVPFIGCAWIDEYNTQLDDIDIREHEFSVSQYRQSHTAFVEKRIKGLSKETPKRKATIIDFPGAMAITRSEEQTKKTEYFSTIANTAIQLHQDNKYADTKSGIHVSFGVIRTANIGPCIELTKYLLQYTCPSDIEFRVMAYHSQQVLLLRHEQEKHLDEVLKRKEKPGKKPHALKNEVIRNHLDTLSKSTEKKTDVLFILVATPVEEVGRDHDFDWAIIEPSSYRSIVQLAGRVRRHRDEETKVNNIAILQYNWKTIKNGDKDSVCYFTRPGYEFKGNIQVNGRERPAICKLHDLKQLVNEDIIQKRLDAIPRITNDPPIGFGLAKLEHAVTAHWLIRYDKKGPDSLQGYLSSFWYLTALPQAMNRFRQGSANIRLFRCFDKNDTTFFTVKDENGKAVYTASGDLSNQNEIYRIHETEISCEVQSRLWFYGDYHTLLSEQSEVRELSLTSAALRFGELVIQETYENQEIEYMYNDQLGLYRKQEELYAGSSD
- the cas1f gene encoding type I-F CRISPR-associated endonuclease Cas1f, translated to MEYLTDLKAILHSKRANIFYLEKCRIMQKDGRVLYLTNERKEKQYWNIPIANTTVILLGTGTSITQAAVRMLASAGVLIGFSGDGGTPLLAANEIEWLSPQSEYRPTEYVQQWLSFWFKDDRRLSIAKYFQISRLNFLQKIWCNDRDLQNEGFDSNESDIRTIIDASRDFFNKCRSVTDLLLFEAKTTKQLYKIAARRTATEDFTRDSSATDKANVFLNHGNYLAYGLSACTLWVLGIPHGFAVMHGKTRRGALVFDVADLVKDAVILPWAFICAKERMADQEFRQQCLLNFTKHKVLDFMFDTVKEACRLGAQS
- a CDS encoding WYL domain-containing protein, whose protein sequence is MSRSERFIQIEQLLLDHPEGLFQIELARRLGVHKSTICRDVAILTSMLPLMEDSGGRILLNKSGYLHTLRLTMHELEALHLSARLYCKVMKFPFPHASAALRKLAEAQGKVSPALATRIRDTAEELDWFVSGNSKKYSAYRKIIEDLGIAISEKRPVVISHFSRGKQIFQQFRLFPVTLEPHPEGKAVHLIGWDIDTEPPFFRTIKSERIESIMLESPAPGIFSSIPMDLLRERLREAWNIWTSDDEPVTVRLRFSADVAYRVAETQWHASQSLENLPDGRLIWTGRIAEPKEMYPWIRGWGPDVEVLEPEWLRGQHREDFLRGVKLYDT